The following are encoded together in the Pygocentrus nattereri isolate fPygNat1 chromosome 3, fPygNat1.pri, whole genome shotgun sequence genome:
- the tnfrsf1a gene encoding tumor necrosis factor receptor superfamily member 1A, which translates to MDTGHKRSKWRRTCVPYLLFLLPLLRQTDATMEYKNSTGSHAIQTETCAENEYLHDGICCDKCPPGFKLTDACRGKGLRSSCEKCDVDFYLDSTNYYRNCFSCTICKRNEVEKSPCTHKENRVCVCKPGYYRNSINLNTWSCSRCKKCGAGERESQPCSSNNNTVCECKDFHYRLNKYTCVLCKGCGEQCPDLCTTPSPSTVSPKPDPVLPVFIFPVLATAAVFAILLIAYEGIRRWRKKKRNQSESPDPEKDTIEQTQVHTKIKEEESILLTNHSVEHEQDQALPDCVPREIRTHEFIYFVLEVVPIKRFKELVRRLNVSEQDIDRAERDNYAFADAQYQMLKIWSDNASGGGRNILPRPLLQEFIDRLKDMNLNGCAESIENKYCTEA; encoded by the exons ATGGACACTGGGCATAAGAGAAGCAAGTGGAGGAGGACATGCGTGCCATACCTTTTATTTCTCTTG CCACTTTTAAGGCAAACAGATGCCACAATGGAATATAAAAACAGCACTGGAAGCCACGCCATCCAAACAGAAACTTGTGCCGAGAACGAGTACCTGCATGATGGAATCTGCTGTGACAAGTGTCCACCAG GATTTAAACTAACGGACGCATGCAGAGGAAAGGGTCTGAGGTCCAGCTGTGAGAAATGTGATGTTGATTTTTACCTGGACAGTACAAACTACTACCGAAATTGCTTTTCGTGCACCATATGCAAGAGAA ATGAAGTTGAGAAATCACCATGtacacacaaagaaaacagagtgtgtgtatgcaaGCCTGGATACTATAGAAATAGTATAAATCTTAATACATGGTCATGCTCACGCTGCAAAAAGTGcggagctggagagagagagagccagccat gTTCCAGCAATAACAACACAGTGTGTGAATGCAAAGATTTCCATTATCGCTTAAACAAGTATACCTGTGTTCTTTGTAAAGG TTGCGGTGAGCAGTGTCCAGACCTGTGCACCACCCCCTCTCCATCTACTGTTAGTCCTAAACCAG atcctGTATTACCAGTATTCATCTTTCCCGTGTTGGCCACAGCAGCGGTTTTTGCGATTCTTTTAATTGCATATGAGGGAATCAGACggtggaggaagaagaagcGAAATCAGTCTGAATCACCTGATCCTGAGAAAGACACCATAGAACAG ACGCAAGTGCATACAAAAATCAAAGAAGAGGAAAGCATCCTACTGACTAATCACTCTGTGGAACATGAGCAAGACCAGGCATTACCAGACTGTGTCCCCAGAGAGATCAGAA CTCATGAATTTATCTACTTTGTACTGGAAGTGGTCCCTATCAAACGTTTTAAAGAACTGGTGCGTCGTCTGAACGTCTCCGAGCAGGACATAGacagggcagagagagacaacTACGCCTTTGCCGATGCTCAGTACCAGATGCTAAAGATTTGGAGTGATAATGCTTCCGGAGGAGGGAGAAACATTCTGCCACGACCACTCCTGCAGGAGTTTATAGACAGACTGAAGGACATGAATTTGAACGGTTGCGCGGAGAGCATCGAGAACAAGTACTGCACTGAGGCCTAA